A window from Pangasianodon hypophthalmus isolate fPanHyp1 chromosome 4, fPanHyp1.pri, whole genome shotgun sequence encodes these proteins:
- the LOC128318214 gene encoding tripartite motif-containing protein 16-like: MAETNISVAQDQFSCSICLDLLKDPVTILCGHSFCMVCINDCWDQEDQKGVYSCPQCKETFTPRPVVSKNAILAEVTEKLKTELRATRPVHCSTVSEAVKCDSCTGRNSKAIKSCLVCLASFCETHLQPHYESPAFKKHKLVEASRRLQEQICSQHDKLLEVYCRTHQQCICMLCMLDKHKGHDTVSAAAERAEKQKQLLKTQRKCQQRILDRVKEHQELTEAVEFYERSAQRTVQESERIFTDLIKSIERRRSEVTRLIRAQEKAAVGRAEEVMKQLEQEIAELKKRDAEMERLSHTDPIHFLQSFPSLVDTPGSADLHSIRLSPFLSLEDVTAFVSQLRDNVEKFCYEEFRMVSNAVKEIQIIPLPEPKSREEFLQYSCQFTLDPNTVNKHLCLSERNTVVTCSETAQSYSVHPDRFDYYLQVLCKEGVCGRCYWEVDWSGRHGVSIAVSYKNISRKGKGTECLFGRNEQSWRLFCYPSCYAFRHIKKEIKIPVILSSSRIGVYVDHRAGTLSFYSVSDTMKLLHRVHTTFTQPLYPGFVVCSGSTIKL; encoded by the exons atggCAGAGACTAATATTTCAGTGGCTCAGGATCAGTTCAGCTGTTCAATCTGTCTGGATCTACTCAAGGATCCAGTGACTATTCTCTGTGGACACAGTTTCTGTATGGTGTGTATTAATGActgctgggatcaggaggatcaGAAGGGAGTCTATAGCTGTCCTCAGTGTAAAGAAACCTTCACTCCAAGACCTGTTGTGAGTAAAAATGCCATTCTGGCTgaagttactgagaaactaaAGACAGAACTCCGAGCTACACGTCCTGTTCACTGTTCAACTGTAAGTGAAGCTGTGAAATGTGATTCCTGCACTGGGAGAAACTCCAAAGCCATCAAGTCCTGTCTGGTGTGTCTGGCCTCTTTCTGTGAAACTCACCTCCAGCCTCACTATGAATCTCCTGCCTTTAAGAAGCACAAGCTGGTCGAAGCCTCCAGACGACTCCAGGAGCAGATCTGCTCTCAGCATGACAAACTGCTGGAGGTTTACTGTCGCACTCACCAGCAGTGTATCTGCATGTTGTGTATGTTAGATAAACATAAAGGACATGATACAGTATCAGCTGCAGCAGAAAGAGCTGAGAAACAG AAGCAGCTGTTGAAGACGCAGAGAAAATGCCAACAGAGAATCTTGGATAGAGTGAAGGAGCATCAGGAGCTAACAGAAGCTGTGGAGTTTTATGAG CGCTCTGCACAAAGAACAGTGCAGGAaagtgagaggatctttactgatCTGATCAAATCCATTGAGAGAAGACGCAGTGAGGTGACACggctgatcagagctcaggagaaagcTGCAGTGGGTCGAGCTGAAGAAGTCATgaagcaactggagcaggagattgcagAGCTGAAGAAGAGAGACGCTGAGATGGAGAGGCTTTCACACACAGATCCCATCCATTTTCTCCAG AGTTTCCCGTCTCTTGTGGACACTCCTGGATCTGCAGACTTACACTCCATCAGGCTCAgtcctttcctctctcttgaggATGTAACAGCATTTGTGTCTCAACTGAGGGACAACGTGGAAAAATTCTGCTATGAGGAGTTCAGAATGGTATCAAATGCAG TAAAAGAAATCCAGATTATTCCACTTCCTGAACCCAAAAGCAGAGAAGAGTTTCTACAGT ACTCCTGTCAGTTCACACTGGATCCCaacacagtaaataaacacctctgtctgtctgagagGAACACAGTGGTGACCTGCAGTGAAACGGCTCAATCATATTCTGTTCATCCAGACAGATTTGACTATTATCTCCAAGTTTTGTGTAAAGAGGGTGTGTGTGGACGGTGTTACTGGGAGGTCGATTGGAGCGGACGTCATGGCGTTTCTATAGCGGTGTCATATAAAAACATCAGCCGGAAAGGAAAAGGTACTGAATGTTTGTTTGGCCGAAACGAGCAGTCCTGGAGATTGTTTTGCTATCCTTCCTGCTACGCGTTCAgacacattaaaaaagaaattaaaatccCAGTAATACTGAGCTCCTCTAggataggagtgtatgtggatcacagggcaggaactctgtccttctacagcgtctctgacacgatgaagctcctccacagagttcacaccacattcactcagcctctttATCCCgggtttgtggtttgttcaggaTCAACtattaaactgtaa